The genomic window tctattttgttttactcCCTTCGAGacacgaattaaaaaaagaaagcaTACTGCATgtattagggttccgtaccgaatgattattattattatgacttggtttttatatacgtatgtgAGTTAGACCGGTTTCCACGACACGACACGACACGCCAATCACGGCGTGTCATCATCAAATTTCCgacaaatattaaattgctattcaaccaaaatatttaatattttattattattatatcgattACTCATTTATTACTCATGTAGttcaatatattgaataattgaatagttatatcaattttatgcAATTATTAAGTGTAAAATTTACAACTAGCGACGACAAAAATACTGtaagatatgtatttttatatgacttttgataaataatagtttttctaAGTAgtgtttatatatgaaaaagaaGCGCAataccaaattttaataaatctaataacATTGGGTACGGAACATCGCCACTTTCACGTCACTCGCctctgttgtatatttttaatctgtcatACTATACTAATCTTAAGGCTTCAACAACTATATCTTATCTGACTTCCACTTTTCCTTCATCGTAATTGTAGAACTAGCTTAAAGGTAGCTTGCTTGTAACTTTAATTTGTTGATGTCTTTTTCAACAATTTATATTGATCTCTCATGACGTGTCGAATGCCATTTTGTATCCAAAATCTGTTTTCAAACCAATACGTACAAAACGTAAACCGCGtaacattattgaaattaagaaCAATTTCACTctctttatttatgtattatgattgtatttatttatttaacagacgaaaaatatgttttatataaataaaatcagctATATACTATATGTAACTTATCCAgtttatatttgttgtttttgagGAATACGAAAACTAATATGATAGAACTGCGGTTGGTATAATTAAGAAACACGTGGAATACTTATGGTTAACTTAGAATGAAATTTTGTTAAACTGTGATTTATTTCCAGTATAGTTTTACGTGTTGTGCCAATTGGATTGAGATGAGAATTACACGTGAGACGATATCGAAGACGAATGAAACAGATTAGTATTTTCTGACtaatgtatatgatataaatatttttgtaaaatgacctGACctgtataaaaatgaatgaaagcaataacacaattataatatataccaattatccataataatatttagcattttataaacagattgtttagatataagtatatattgtataaaactatattttactaCGGCGAAACAtactttagttaaaatatatttaataaatgcaaaaagACAGAtagatattaatgaaattttgataTGGGTAGAGTCGAATGccttattatattgtaatatggagtttctgtaattgtattttttgtaatgaaaattttagtTACTTCAtagcattaaatatattttaaggtgtTAAAGTAATCAAAAAGTCTTAgagtagtttaattttaatatataaacagtgtaacgatatatatatatatatatatatatatatatatatatatatatatatatatatatatagtattttattatatagctatAAACTCCAATCGTTTGTAACATATCAATGAGCCAGTTTTTTCTGTCATGATAATACATAATTCCATATATTTGTTACGGTATGCAAACTAACGCGGGATGTTTCCGTTAACTCAATactaaaacaacaatactttgaaaaaaatataaatcgattTTACTTATTGATTGCTATCCACACGTGTGACCTGaagtttgaattaattaatatttttaaatttcaaacttaTCTTACTTTAACAGCATTCGATTAATAATTCGCTTGCATTTTTGCAATACTTACAAACTAAGGCAGTATCTTGATTTCGGTAGTAATTTCGTCTGTTAACGTTAACGTTAATTTACATACTGGGTGTAAATTCTAGAAACTCATAACGTTTACGATACGTTGTCGGTTAAACGACAACGATTACGATTCGATTGTAATAAAGTCACAATATATTAGTAGAATTTccttgtattgtttatttattacaatgaaaacaTAGCTGTAAGTCGGTTTTACATAAGtaggtattattataatgtCATGTAATTTATGTTACCATAATATCatgtaatttacattttgtttgtttaagatACCAAGTTGTTTTATACCAGtaaagaattttattgtttctaaaaTGTCGTACATTGATTGATAGGCTAATTCAAGTCCGTTGTGTGGTTTGTGTTTAATCCAACGAAACAGTACACGGTCTGTTTATgtgttgtttattatataagccTCTAACTGCCAACTGCTGATGTATTACGATGTTTATTTCGTTCGGTTTGCAAAATTCGTTTCATCACTTATTAAATAACGTTATGTTACCACACACCGTGAACGGACAAGACATAGAAGCATTACTTCTAAATTCGATGTGTAAATGTACTATACAAACAATTAATTCATAATCATTACAAGTGATTGTCGATCTCATTCGTGATGGCTTAATGTTTGATTTACTGTTCAATAGATCGTTTATAGCATGCTAAGAAGcgttacatcgccaatgggcgGATGCAATGACGTAGCACGTTCCGAGTTTAACTCTGTACGATACGACAAACGCCATCTATTGTCCGTTGATGGTAGTATGACAGTGACTTGACTTGAAATTAAACAGGTTCAGTAGTATTcagtaagaagaaactcgaaactcactttAGAACACGAGCCTGAAATGTCAGAatttgatatgcgacattgactttaatatttataacatttaatgcaTACACGTAGCAAAATAGCctatcactgtaagtcggttgttgacatttcacgagtgagatccGAAGTGAATTATTACAGAATACCACTACAGCCCATTCGAATGAACTGTAATTGAATAAGAAACAAAGgaacattatttttgatatatataatatgaatcaaATAAACAATGCTTTATAAAAGTTGTTAAAACACATAATGAAATCAGTATTAagcataatatcatatttatttattatcattttagatAGTTACGTCATCGaaactttttaaagaaataatgattTTGGGCACTTGTCAACTTCGATTATACTTAGGGGAAAAAAATTACTTAGGCGTCGGCGGCGCAAATTTTAAGTCCCGCCTAGACCTAGCCCTAGGTTCAATAATCTATGCTTTATTTCACAGGCTTAGTAAGGCTTCTATGTTTTAAAGTTTACCACATTCATACTAGACGGACATATttctttgaattaataaaaaaaaatcatcacaaTGGCTTACATAATGCAACGCGAAGTCTGACCGCAAGAATTATATGATCTTTAGATACGTtaagttaattataacttttattctaaatattactCATGTTGCCATTTCAATCcatgttttacattttatttcttttttttcttgtgACAACAATAAATATGCAAACTGTTTTCTGCCAATATcgtatattctatttaataagatatatatatatattagtaaatctatttataaaatgtttgatcGTAAATCTCATATTCCATTATTGTGACATTGTATTTTCATAGATTATGAATGGTGAGAAAAAGTGAGTCAGATAGATTGGTGCCTTAATGCTACCACATACATGATATCAATAATTTTGCAGTGTGTTTTATAATCAGaacaataactaaaatataagtggAACGAAATTTAGCGTACAAAGTATTAGtctattattatcatattacgTATCTAGTCTCGGTTATGTCTTAAATTCTTAATCCtgtctaaaaaaattaattactttaaggGCAACCGACGTAGGTCTTACACAATAATACCAGAGACAATTACTGATTTTATTAACTAACCAGCAGATAAAGCCTAGTGTTGCTGTGGCTAAGTTAAACCTTGAataatattgtatgataatgttTAGGTCTGAAATACGCAGAATATAATGGTACAAATTTCCTGTCAAAACATTCACCAGTTTTCCATGATGAGCGTTCAAAGAAAACCgtgatctttatatatataatatagatagacTACACCAGACATATTTCTAACCATTGATTGGAAAGTTATtcgttctatatataaaatgctatacatttttataacataatgagacataagatttatttcgtttaaaactCTGTACGAGAACAAGCCATTAAGAAAccaatattaatagatttacgGCTTAGTTATTGTTCTggtaattaatgtaattgtataaatCTAGTAGAAGATTTCACAAAAATGTCGAATCGATTTGTTCAAAAATTAGACACTCTACCAGTATATATAAgttagattattaaaaaaagatacatttttgaagAAAATTACTTTTGTAACTGATCTTTTTACATTGCCGTATCGATGTTTTCTATAAGTTgcttaaatgttattgttaataaatttaataggaaaatttatattattaataatatattcattatttaaaatttaaatctgtattctaaattaatatGTCATAGTAAAACgtatgtgaaaaatattttgcaaattttatttaacacaaattgtttaaatttcgaaactcgataatcaaattatactataaaatatcttgatcCTGTggatgttaatttttattaggcAAACTGCAAGTAAAGCTTAGTTCTGAAGGAGAGCAGGGACCTAATTGCCCGCTTAATCTATATAACTTTGCATTGAGAGACGTAGCTGCCTCCATCTTTTTTAAGAACATGTTTTTGGAATTTGTGTTCAATGTCCTTTCAGTTAAAGTTTTATTCGATTCAGAATCCAGGGAGTTTATGATAGAATCTGCATCACTAtccaagttaaatatattaacttgcGATTCTTCACGCCATAACTTTTGCAAATTCAAAGCCATCAACTCTAATTGAATTTGAGATAATTCCTTTATTACGTCAATTTGTATTGACATAACATTGTCGCATGTTTTCAGTAAAGAGTTAAGAGTTTCTAAAACATCTGCTCTTCTTTTCTGAATGCTGTATTGATTGTCGATATTCTTTTCGAAAAATGCAAGATGCTCGTACAATTCAGAAAGTTGTAGTGAACAAGATATGTATTGGGCTGAATGATGCTCAAAATCATAGTAGTGCTTGGCACGCATCAGCCATTTATGAGTAAAAGAAAATAGCTTACGCGCTTCTAAAGTGTTACGAATGATATCCAACGGCACTCTTTTTTCGATGTCTTGTAAATCTAAAGTGGGGAAAGTATAAACTTTTTCAGATATTCCATCGCCTTGTTCATGTTTTTCTGCTCCTATATCTTTAGTATTTTCTTCGTTTTTCTCAGGATTATTTTCGTTATTGTCGCTTAGCACGTCTAGAGTTTTCCAAGAGTCTGCTCCGTTAGATGATTGTGAAAAGAAACGATTCAATATCTTTTTTCTTGATAATTTGAAAAGCGTAAGGCCATATTTAACCCAATGGTGACTCAATTCTAagaattgtatttcaaaatcAGCTTTTTGCAGCACAAATTCTTCGGGCATGAGCTTACAATTATCGTGGCAAGTCCGTAGAATATGATTGGCTGCACATAAATGATGTCGAGCATTATTAAGTTGGTTGAGGTAGGTAAAGTAATTACCTAGCCGTGCTGTTCGTAGAGCCCAGTCTTGTGGGGTACCTTCTTTCATTTCTAATTGTCGCCTGAGAGCGGTATGATTATATAAAGTGTACTTTTCTGgcatgtttaatttgttatacaaaAATGCTAACATCTGAacattattagttattaatttatcaattttttctgGGTTAAGTCGTTTTAATTTGCTGATTGGTTCAGTCGTAAATAAGTCTTCCGCGTCGAAGTACATATCCGGCTTTGATTTGCtaattttatcgtaaatttCTTCCATGCCTTCGAGGATATCTTTCGCAACATTAATTTCATCTAGTTGTATGAGATAAAAACAGAATAAGTTCTGAATTCTAAGAAAAATGAACAGGCATTCTTCGCGTAAAGCATACTCTTTTAGTTTATCAAAAGCAACCATCagactattttttttctcattgaGTGATAAGGGCATTGATTTAACTGCCAGTAATGTAAGGTATCCCTCCATCGCCTGGGACCTGATAAATTGGTCATGATTTTCCTTTCCCAGCACGAGGAGTTCTGATTGTAGGGTTACAATATCTTTCTTTAAAACTTGAAGTCGACTAGAAGAGTTTTTGTCTTTGAGTGAAGTTTTCACATTTTCGAAAGTActtcttatattgtttaatatatccataatatttcacacaaaaattttcttaaatcttttttttctgtcaaagcagtatattttgtgtatgatgtcaaatttaaactttaaatcatttattttcttatactgTTCTGATTCGAATGCTAAAAAAGGTTTTGCTATTTCATTGATtctgtaaagttttattttattttattttcattaggacaaccaacaatatgaaaaaaaataaaaaaatattagttaattattttgtatatacatgTGTAACATGGCTTTTCTACAAAAATCCAGGTATTAAAGTAGTAGTTATATTTGgctaaaatatagatttagttacgtctttatacttttatattgtttttttttaaataatactataatcattacatagtataaaacaaagtcgcttaccgctgtctgtccctgtgtatgcttagatctttaaaaatacacaacggattttgatgcgttaaTAGATagatgattcaagaggaaggtttatatgtataatacatgcacaatatagtagagaaacactgataattttagaggtttctaaagtgatgtagtaaataaacacatttttttgcgcttacattgcaatcgctggctgaaccctacgatatagatcaaaatgtactacagtattgtacaccttaaaaaggttttCAAAAAAGTCTGTGATGGTGTATGTAATATGTctgtctcttagggataacccacaataactttactttttacgagaaataatggcttattttcgaagtgattATAAGcattacagcattaatccttatccaattaagaaccttaaataaattgtgcatttaaaatagatcaatatggacccttacagcatgtaattgtaaaagaatattttcgaAGGGGGCATTGTATTGACATTGACATAGAACGGTTTGTAttatctaatgactgaaaaactgtgaacatcGCACCGGTAAGAGGCCGCGGCGGGTCactagtataaattaaaaaaatatattagtaaaccATAAAAAGGAAATCGATGGGCTATAGAATtagatcattttatattttataagtaggttCTACTTCGAACatgtattgtaaaatatgaaaaggTTTCTTATATTATGGAATGAAGATTAATTGGTCAAGTCATGAGATTTAtcgctttaatattttactattgttGTCAGACATAATAAAAAGTAGGTCATTTTAATAATAGGTACAATCGGCAAGACAGAAAACGTccgatttattaaaactttttagcgaattatatattattattttacaatcaaatcttttttttattcgtgACTTTCTTTACAGGATTATACATAGAGTCATAAAAACATACCCATGTTTATTCATCCTGCGACATGTAGGTCCTTCAATTTACTCCGACCTCCGACCAGACTTtctaatatattgttgtatatagTGAAGGTACCGTGAGTCACTAATTTGTATTtggatatttattgtatatactaCAATTTTCTATTCCGAGtttcttaataaaaagttaacttCATGGGAAAGCGAGTTCTCATAACTCGTTATGCACAGTTATCACACTAGTCCAGTAGAATGGTTGATTCTACGAGAGTACTATGCTGGCAACATGTATGTCCCAATGTCCATTACACTTGCACACTCATTCGTGTGTCGTGCTTCGTGCCGAGAGTAACTTGCCGCgcttgctttttttaaataactgtgCTTACCATTGATGGCTACAACATACATACCATGTAAGCAATCATATGATACTgtttcttacaaatattttttataacatttctttaagtttgaatgttattttttttgtaatacttttacCGATAGTGTACGGACATTTGGGGtggttatttaaaacaaaaatgttatactattaggtacaaaaataatatcgtaattTGAGTAAAGACTACGTTattcttacataaaaaaatattttaaatcatattgttCTATTCCAAAggtaactttataaattattaaaaatatacgatattctttaacaaaattaataaaaaatgatttcgtTATTCCTTTTACTACatgtattttcaatttgattatACACGAGCTGTGTTTGCATCTTCTAAGATCTTCTACTTAGAAGTTCTTAGTTCTTTAATTTCGTAGAAGACTTCTTTTCATTTATTACTAGATGTATTTCTTAGCCACTTTCACGTTATGCCCTTATAGAGTAcagtattttatcaattttttttggCTCTATAAATAgagtttaaaaacatattttccaaataatagtttatatagtTCATAGAGATGATCTCGCCATTGTTTTATTAGGGTGTATggtcataaaaataacaaaataacacttattttaaagctctaagatttttttttatgatatcaatcAACCAAAGCGCAAGCATGCATCTAAatcatttagattttttcatatttctatgttttatatttctacatcgattattatatactgttaattttttaaattaaacatcactactaatgaaactaaaaatggttagttaactaatttattcaatataatttgagTATTTCtcgtatttaatttcattgaaactaCGATCtgtgacatttttattattgattattaaaaaaattaaataatatattgagtgtcatatttgtttatttattaactcatTACGATTAAATCGGTAAATTTTAAGCACGTACAAAAATTTTTCTCTGTTGTCGAagacgaatatttttattctgaatCAGCGTTAACTTCAAGCTAGGATGTCGCTGGCTTGAGCAACATACTTGCATAACGCACATTTCGAAACTCACTTAAAGAAAACACCTGGGAATTCTTTTTCGTAGTCATTACGATCGCCATTTTATCGCTTAAACAATGCTGTCTGTCAAAATTACTCATGGACTACACTTTATTTCccgttttttcataaaaaaaaaaccttttgtcAAGTTCGATATAGGTACACAGTATTGTATAAAACAGTTTTTGAATTCTCTAAGTGatcatatatcaattaaataattgaataactgTCGGTGTATTTGTCTGTAAAAAATAGtcaagttaaatatttacttaggcATACAGTATCTGTagatttttaatacttttgtttCTTCAAAAAAATCCTACAATTTACAGTACCTAATGAATTCAAGACAATTTATGTGTTAGGTATATTTGTAATGCGTGTTATATGTTGACGAAAATGACTGTTTTTAAAATGGACAGTGAGTAGTCACATTTAAAATctcgtgtattttttatgaatattaattagaagAACATAAAATTTACGCTTGACAAATCAACAGTCTAAATTTGAAACGGGCGAAactgcatatattatattatttactaaaatctgTGTTACGCGCTGCATCTCCTGGTGTAAGTTACAtatggttcagtagtttttttcagttaggcgtTAGAAAAATGTCTctgcatataatattatagattattttttagtcAAAAATTGTGCGTAACATTATA from Vanessa tameamea isolate UH-Manoa-2023 chromosome Z, ilVanTame1 primary haplotype, whole genome shotgun sequence includes these protein-coding regions:
- the LOC113400831 gene encoding KIF-binding protein-like; the encoded protein is MDILNNIRSTFENVKTSLKDKNSSSRLQVLKKDIVTLQSELLVLGKENHDQFIRSQAMEGYLTLLAVKSMPLSLNEKKNSLMVAFDKLKEYALREECLFIFLRIQNLFCFYLIQLDEINVAKDILEGMEEIYDKISKSKPDMYFDAEDLFTTEPISKLKRLNPEKIDKLITNNVQMLAFLYNKLNMPEKYTLYNHTALRRQLEMKEGTPQDWALRTARLGNYFTYLNQLNNARHHLCAANHILRTCHDNCKLMPEEFVLQKADFEIQFLELSHHWVKYGLTLFKLSRKKILNRFFSQSSNGADSWKTLDVLSDNNENNPEKNEENTKDIGAEKHEQGDGISEKVYTFPTLDLQDIEKRVPLDIIRNTLEARKLFSFTHKWLMRAKHYYDFEHHSAQYISCSLQLSELYEHLAFFEKNIDNQYSIQKRRADVLETLNSLLKTCDNVMSIQIDVIKELSQIQLELMALNLQKLWREESQVNIFNLDSDADSIINSLDSESNKTLTERTLNTNSKNMFLKKMEAATSLNAKLYRLSGQLGPCSPSELSFTCSLPNKN